From the Elaeis guineensis isolate ETL-2024a chromosome 16, EG11, whole genome shotgun sequence genome, the window GTATTCTGTGCTACACAGCTGCAccagtgaaaaaaattaaaagcaaaaaagaaaaaggtaaaaaTCAAATTAGCAGCTATGACCATGAAAAATGTAAGAAAAAATGGTCATGACACAACTGTTACATGCCGGGCGGGGGGTATTCTGAGTTTGGAAAGCAGAAAAGATAAATTACCTTAACATGGAGTCATGTTTACTGGAGCCATAGATCCAGATTTTAGGAACCGTCTAAACGTACTGAATTCCTTAAGTGCATGCCTGTATAAGCATACACGGACCGGGCGCAGGAGATCGGACCTAGAATTTAAATTCCGTCTTCTTTGATTTCCCTTCCTTTTCCTTTGTCTTGCGCTTCCTTTTCTTCTCTGCCTGCAGTGGTTGATAACTCCAAGTCGCATCAGTATATTCAGACAAAtaaaagattatatatatatatattaaagagaaaaaaaaaaggacaaacaAACCTCTGCGACCATGTCACTGAAATCTTCCATCTGGTTTCGCAGCTTCTCTTCTTCTCGTGCCTCGTCATACCTGTGATATAAAATCAAAACTAGATTATAAAACATATTATCACAATCAACCTGATCTATCAAGCATTTGTCACAAGTTCACTTGGCTTCCAAAAGATCATCCATAACTTCCAACTCCTCTGGTTGTATGGTGACATCCACTTTGTCTGATTTTTGACTGCGTAGAAGATCAACCTGAGGATGCTTCATTGTTTATTGGAGGTGGATTAAACCATGCCTACAGGAAGTCCATGGACAACAAACAACATGCAAAAATGCCTCCTTAAAAATTTCAAACAATCCGCCAGCTAAACCACCTAGTACAGACAGGGTACCCATATTGATCCATAAAGCATCTTAATTAAACTTGATAATTCCAATGGTCCTCTACAAGCTCCTGCTCACGAGTAGTATTGGTGGAATCCCTTTCAATAACTAACATTCCTTCAAGCACACTAACAACGATTATAACATACCTTAGAGAATAAAGGATGAACATCtaattttcaccaaaaaaaagatGCACATTTAATGGActaattgtcacgccccgaatctaatatccggatcggatacgtgatggccgcacactccttagagcaaaccctaaagaatatgcaagaccaaNNNNNNNNNNNNNNNNNNNNNNNNNNNNNNNNNNNNNNNNNNNNNNNNNNNNNNNNNNNNNNNNNNNNNNNNNNNNNNNNNNNNNNNNNNNNNNNNNNNNattgaaaatttatattttctctgTCCTGGACCAGCCCATTTGCATTGCAGTTATGCTAGAAGATAAATCACTGAAAGGAACATGAAGCATACCTATCCATCTTACTCTCTAGAAGGCTAGTGAGGACTGGTAGCAGACAAGTGAATATATCCAGAGTTACATTATCACTTTTTTCTGTCCAAATGCTTACTACATCAGCAGAGACCTGCATTATGGGATTATCAAGGTAACATCCAGCTCTTTTCAACTAacactcaataaaatatttttttttttaaaaaaagatccaTAAAATACCTACAGCATGATCAGACATCTTTTCCACTGCATTGATGACACCCCTGAAATCATTTCTTTGCCAAAGCCGGTGAACAACCTGTAAGTCATACATAAGGTTCAGATGCAATCTACAGGGATAAATATCAAATTACATGCAGCAATAAAGTCATCTGTGCTCACTGCTTAGAGGTGTGGATCACTTGTTTGAATTGAAAATCATTCAATGATGCTAGAAAGCTATGAAAACTTTTCCTGATCATGATATCATGGAATCAGGAGCAACTTTCATCAAAGCCAAAGATTGTAGGATTCCCGATAAACAGAAACAAGTCACCTTTTCAATAGTCAAACTGAACAAAT encodes:
- the LOC140854241 gene encoding uncharacterized protein, which produces MKHPQVDLLRSQKSDKVDVTIQPEELEVMDDLLEAKYDEAREEEKLRNQMEDFSDMVAEAEKKRKRKTKEKEGKSKKTEFKF